In one Alnus glutinosa chromosome 14, dhAlnGlut1.1, whole genome shotgun sequence genomic region, the following are encoded:
- the LOC133857198 gene encoding suppressor of mec-8 and unc-52 protein homolog 2 codes for MTASKKHHKEKVVRRREEKAEEPEAPKYRDRAKERREDQNPDYEATELGSFHAVAPPGPVDLRSADAQKFSIEKSKYLGGDVEHTHLVKGLDYALLNKVRSEIDKKPDGGDDADGKSRASKEDQQLSFRTATAKSVYKWIVKPQTTIKSNEMFLPGRMAFIFNMEGGYTHDIPTTLHRSKADCPVPEEMVTVSVDGSVLDRIAKIMSYLRLGSSGKVLKKKKKERDAKGKILAAGNEYDDEDKPSKPNGGMPKHQTEREFLPPPPPRKNHLDAREKQGPAVARAEEDDIFVGDGVDYAIPVKDLSQSPLSEDMEESPRNKEKPSYFTEPAYGPVQTSGLPEEWQGTNGYDAMQTQALAAGYQGEWQDYQYAEQLAYPEQYLQANMTYEVEAGIPQDPRFMTQEEKDRGLGSVFKRDDQRLQQLREKDAREKDPNFISESYSECYPGYQEYNREIVDSDDEDDLSKMDMGGRAKGRLHRWDFETEEEWATYNEQKEAMPKAAFQFGVKMQDGRKTRKQNRDQKLNNELHQINKILARKKMEKEMNGEGGHHYDDDSQPGKKLRI; via the exons ATGACTGCATCGAAGAAACATCACAAGGAGAAAGTTGTTCGTCGTAG GGAGGAGAAAGCTGAAGAACCGGAAGCACCAAAATATAGAGACCGTGCGAAAGAGCGTAGGGAAGACCAAAATCCGGACTATGAAGCCACGGAATTGGGTTCTTTTCATGCTGTTGCTCCTCCTGGCCCTGTTGATCTCCGCTCAGCTGATGCACAAAAGTTTTCCATAGAGAAGAGCAAGTATCTTGGAG GTGATGTGGAGCACACACATTTGGTCAAAGGTTTGGATTATGCTTTACTCAACAAAGTAAGAAGCGAGATTGACAAGAAGCCAGATGGTGGAGATGATGCCGATGGAAAGTCTAG AGCCTCTAAGGAAGATCAACAATTATCATTTCGCACTGCAACTGCAAAG TCGGTGTATAAATGGATAGTCAAACCCCAGACTACTATCAAGTCAAATGAGATGTTTCTTCCTGGTCGAATGGCATTTATTTTTAACATG GAGGGTGGATACACTCATGACATTCCAACCACCTTGCACCGGAGTAAGGCTGATTGTCCAGTACCTGAG GAAATGGTTACTGTCAGTGTTGATGGTTCTGTGCTGGATCGAATAGCTAAAATTATGTCATATCTTCGTCTTGGCTCTTCTGGGAAGGTtctcaagaagaagaaaaaggagagagatGCAAAAG GTAAGATTTTGGCAGCTGGCAATGAGTATGATGATGAGGATAAGCCATCAAAGCCTAACGGTGGGATGCCCAAGCATCAAACTGAAAGAGAATTTCTTCCTCCACCTCCTCCAAGGAAAAATCATCTTGATGCAAGAGAGAAACAAGGCCCAGCAGTTGCTAGAGCAGAAGAGGATGACATATTTGTTGGAGATGGTGTTGACTATGCTATTCCGGTTAAAGACTTGAGCCAAAGCCCTCTCTCAGAGGACATGGAAGAGTCTCCTCGAAATAAGGAAAAGCCTTCCTATTTCACTGAACCTGCTTATGGTCCAGTCCAAACCTCTGGGCTGCCTGAAGAATGGCAAGGAACG AATGGATATGATGCAATGCAAACACAAGCATTGGCTGCTGGTTACCAGGGTGAGTGGCAGGACTACCAATATGCTGAACAGCTGGCTTACCCTGAACAATATCTCCAAGCAAACATGACTTATGAAGTGGAAGCAGGCATTCCACAGGATCCACGTTTTATGACTCAAGAAGAGAAGGATCGGGGTTTAGGGTCTGTGTTTAAGAGGGATGATCAGAGACTTCAACAATTGAGGGAGAAAGATGCTCGAGAAAAGGATCCCAATTTCATTTCTGAGAGTTATTCTGAATGTTACCCAGGGTATCAAGAGTATAACCGGGAGATTGTGGACAGTGACGACGAAGATGACTTGTCCAAAATGGATATGGGTGGACGA GCAAAGGGTCGTCTTCATAGGTGGGACTTTGAGACAGAAGAGGAATGGGCAACTTACAATGAGCAGAAAGAAGCCATGCCGAAAGCTGCGTTCCAGTTTGGTGTGAAGATGCAAGATGGTCGGAAGACACGAAAGCAAAACAGGGACCAGAAGCTAAATAATGAGCTGCACCAGATTAACAAGATACTTGCTAGAAAGAAaatggagaaggagatgaatggtgAGGGTGGCCACCATTATGACGATGATTCACAACCTGGAAAGAAGCTTCGAATATGA